The region ggAAAGAGTGCCCTTCCCTTATGTCCATCTGTCTTAAAATTGGTACATTTCAAATACAATATACATTTTAGGTACAATCTTATGTatattcactcagaagtaagtctcactgaattcagtggaacttgatTTCAGGTGCACATGTACAGGGTTGTGgtccaacagcccaattctaatcccTGCGTGGCGGTGCAATGGTGCTGGTGTagagtgcactgtatcctgcaggggatttttggctgctggagatttcCTCAGAGTAaagtgacatttgtccccttgccaatgggtaagcaccagcagctgcaatgggtcaacacagacctgaGCCGGTGATATAGCTGCCACAAGCCTGCAATGATCCgtgcagatggatcaggcctgggaaggtaGATAGGATACAGCATTTGCCAGCGCCACTAATCGGTGAGGAATGGGAGCAAACTCTGACCTTCACAGCAATAGGGAGACACCTGAGACTTAAGGGTAGCATTACAGGTGTGGGATCAGACTGACCTTATTCTTATGCCAGCAGACAAGAGGAAAGAATCAGCAGAGTGAGGGGACTGTGCAAAAGCATCATTCCTTCGGCTGCAGGTGCAAAAGCGTCACTCCGTCGGTTGTAGGCTCTCCATGTTTATGTTTACAAAAACATGAAATCACTTTCAGATTTAACATACTACTTATACATTGCTAAGGACATTGGGGTAGAGTCACCCTTAGGGCTGTTGCTTAACATAAGACGCCCTTGGAGCTTGATAAGTAATATACATACCCTGTTATTAAACCTGCAAGTGGAACCTTGTATTTTGggggaataataaataaataaataaataaataaataaataaataaatggggaaaGGGTCTTGGTTTGAGGATACAGCACGAAGAGTGGATTTGGAATGATACTAATGTCACCTGACAAAGACAAACCTTTATAAGACTCAATTCTAGTGGGATTTAGCACCTCAACTTGCTTAATGCCAACAGAACAGGGCTACAATTGTTCTGGATGAcctttggggcgcaatcctaacccactttccagcactggcatagctgtgcctgtggggcatatgctgcatcttgcagctggggggcagtcatggaggtctcctcaaggtaaggcaatgtttgttcccttacctcacagctgtattgtccttatgtcagagctggaaaatgggttaggattgcaaccttggccagtcactaacctacctcacagggctgttgtgaggactaaaggagggaaggaagcatgtgcaccaccctgagctccttggaggaagggcaatattaaaatgtggaaaataaataaaatacatactATGCACACTTCCTAGGAGTAGGTGCCATTCAATCtaatgcagcttacttctgattagacgtgcataggattgtgctgttagtcatgtTTGAAAACCTGCCAACTGGTCAGTGCTGGAGAAACTCAAGAAAGCaaatcaataagaacataaggttgtatccaaagaacaaGCATCCCTAGTACCGTGGAAATGGATGGTATTTGAGCTAGCCACAACTCCATGTATGAGATACATGTAGAGAAAGGGTTCGTGTAGCCTAAAATGGTCTAGCTTGATTGACAGTAGCACTCCAGGGCCCCAAGTAGATGCCCTTCTACATCCTGTAACCTGAGGCCATTCACTGGAGATGTCAGAGATCTTATATTTGCAATGCATGTGCTTTATCCCTAAGGACTGGTTCCTTAACTCCCTCGATAGGTGTTCTTCCAAGCAAATTTTCATAAGGTGAATGTTGCAACAATTAAGGTTGTTCAACTGCTTTGCTAATCTCAGTGTTTGGGGATGGATGATCAGAGCAGAGTGCAAGCGTTCCTCCTCCCATGTGCCTTGTCAAAGACTTGAGAATTCAGTAACTCAGTAAAGGGTATGGATCTACTCACAGGAAACTCTCCATTCCCTTTGGTTCTGTCCCTAGAGTTCGTGAATGAGTTGTTGTTTATTACTTCAGCCTCTTGGGGGTCTCCTATATTCAGTactgaaggagaagaagaaaaatgaccTTGAACTGTGggaaacacacatttttgttCTAATGGGGACAACTTTGGACAACAGATTTCTCCACTATAGCACAAATAATTCTCTGTCATGGCAACTTAAGCAAATGTGAGAATATGTGCAAGCATTTCTGAGTATTGCATCATTCACTTGCTCCCAAGATACAGGTCTTCGGTATTGTACAAGATCTTGACAACAATGAAAAATGAAGGAAGAGGCAGTTGATATGTGGTCTCTTTTTTCCATGAGGAATGAAGTAGCAGAGATCATTGGGGTCAATGGATAGAACACAAAAGTTAAATAAGTCATTTTCAAAATTTTTCATCTCATatcacactgacaaagcactaaaaatgtcaaggcacaccatcaggtttttgacaattgacaaggcacaccatgctgcctgtgggggCCTATAATTCCCATTGGCCCTCTTAAATAATGACCTtcccactaaatccaggagggtacccacatggctaacaagccaagttagagaggctgtaaagggcaaggaaacttcctccgtaaatggaagtcttgccctaatgaggagaatgaaaaggaacataaactgtggcaaaagaaatgtaagaaggtgatactggaggccaagcgagactatgaggaatgcatggccagcaacattaaggggaataataaaagcttcttcaaatatgttagaagcaggaaacccgccagagaagcagttggccctctagatggtgagggagggaaaggggagataaaaggagacttagagatggcagagaaattaaatgagttctttgcatctgtcttcatggcagaagacctcaggcagataccgctgcctgaacagcccctcctcactgaggagttaagtcagatagaggttaaaagagaagatgtttcagacctcattgataaattaaagatcaataagtcaccagcccctgatggcatccacccaagagttattaaggaattgaagaatgaagttgctgatctcttgactgaggtatgcaacttgtccctcaaaacggccacggtgccagaagattggaggatagcaaatgtcatgcctatctttaaaaagggaaagaggggggacccgggaaactataggccagtcagccaaacatctataccgggtaagatggtggaatgcttcatcaaagatagaatctcaaaacacatagacgaacaggccttgctgagggagaatcagcatggcttctgtaagggtaagtcttgcctcacgaaccttatagaattatttgaaaaggtcaacaggcatgtggatgcgggagaacccatggacattatatatctggactttcagaaggcgttcgacaccgtccctcaacaaaggctactgaaaaaactccacagtcagggaattagaggacaggtactctcatggattgagaactggttgaaggccaggaaacagagagtgggtgtcaaagggcaattttcaaaatgaagagaagtgaaaagcggtgtgccccaaggatctgtcctgggaccggagcttttcaacctcttcataaatgacctggagacagggttgagcagtgaggttgcaaagtttgcggatgacaccaaacttttctgagaggtaaagaccagaagtgattgtgaggagctccagaaggatctctccagactggcagaatgggcagcaaaatggcagatgcgcttcaatgtcagtaagtgtaaagtcatgcacattggggcaaaaaatcaaaactttagatataggctgatgggttctgagctgtctgtgacagatcaggagagagatcttggggtggtggtggacatgtcgatgaaagtgtcaacccaatgtgctgcggcagtgaagaaggccaattctatgcttgggatcattaggacgggtattgagaacaaaacgcctaatattataatgctgttgtacaaatctatggtaaggccacacctggagtattgtgtccagttctggttgccgcatctcaaaaaagacatagtggaaatggaaaaggtgcaaaagagagtgactaagatgattacagggctggggcacctttcttatgaggaaaggctatggcatttgggcctcttcagcctagaaaagaggcgcctgaggggggacatgattgagacatacaaaattatgcaggggatggacagagtggatagggagatgctctttacactctcacataacaccagaaccaggggacatccactaaaattgagtgctgggagagttagaacagacaaaagaaaatatttctttactcagcatgtggttggtctgtggaactccctgccacaggatgtggtgatggcgactggcctagatgcctttaaaaggggattggacaagtttctggaggaaaaatccattatgggttacaagccatgatgtgtatgtgcaacctcctgattttagaaatgggctatgtcagattcaagggagggcaccaggatgaggtctcttgttatctggtgtgctccctggggcatttggtgggccgctgtgagatacaggaagctggactagatgggcctatggcctgatccagtggggctgttcttatgttcttaaattcctgtggcacacctgtggaccactcgcggcacaccaatgagccacggcacagtggttgaaaatggctgggttaaatGGAAGCTGCCCATTGCTAAAGGGGAACATTCTGTGTTTGCGGGCAGATCACAAAATATATTTGTGGATCCCaggcatatggggaaatgtttgTTGATACCCACAGTAAGCACTGTTACCATACATGCTCAAGAAGACATGCATGTGCATGCAACCTGCATGCAACTCAGGAATTTGAGCTGTCGGCTCATGGCCCACCCAATGGATATTGGCATTTTGCGAAAGAGAAGAGACACAATATCAGGTCCTACACACAATATTTATTAGAGGGACAGTACACAATACAAGGGAGGGGGTATAAGAACTAAAATGCATTATCAAGTGGCAGTACTTCAGTGGCTGAATTTTTATGGCAAGGAGAAGAAGGAAGAAGGTGTCTAAGGAAGGTTGGAGGTTCGGGTAGAAAGAGACTAGCATAGTTTGCAGAATATTCTGCCTCCACCACGTTAGGAAGAGTTCGGTTTTCTAACCTGAGTGAATGAGAGGAGAAAAACAGAAAAGTTGACTTCAACTGCGGCCAGGGCTTGGATCTATTTTAGCCTGAAGCAGCAGCTATAGGCCAGGAGTGAgccgccaccccctccccccctgaaAAAAAGAACTGCAAAGCATTTCACTTCACTAGTTTCTCATCATAAGACTCTTCACTAATTCCCCAAACCTCCAAGAGGAGAGCTGAGCAGAAGCGGCAATTTCACTTCTTCTTGGACTTCTTTGATGGCTTGGCTAACTGCATGTGCTCACCTCCAGGTATCTATTTAAACCAGAGAAACTATAGCTAAACATTCCTAGTCTAAAGTCTGGCACACAGATtaaagagggaaggaggaggaagagtgactACGGGTGCTGGTAATTTGATTATGTATGAATCAGGAAGATAAGTTAATGGGGACAACAGCCAAGGTGATCCATCCATGTCTGCTGATGGCTGATGGTTCTCTGAATGGCAAGAATGCTGAATATCTTCATGTCTTCTTCTCACTAACCCAGACACAGCAGCCTAGTCACACCAACACAGCATTCATTGTAGACAAAGTTCAGTTCTCTGGCAACGTCTCAACCAATTGGATCTCTATGCTCAGTTTTTGTGTTCTAAGACTCTTCTTTGTAAAATTTTGGCCACTGCCCCATGAATATCCTTGTTCCGTAGGGTGTAAATGATAGGGTTAAGAAGGGGAGTAACCACAATGTAAAACACAGACGTTTCTTTGTTCTCATTAGGGGATGTGCCCGTCTGGGGTCTCAGGTACATAGAGATGGCAGTGCCATAGAACATGGTGACCACGACCAAATGGGAGGTGCAGGTGGAGAAGGCCTTGTGCTGGCTAGTGGTTGACCGAACCCGTAATACCGAGGACAGAATGAACCCGTAGGATGTCAAGATGACAGAAAGAGGGCCTACAAGGACCACTACAGATGTTGCAAAAATGATGGCTTCTGTGATGTGCGTATCGGCACATGTGAGTTTCAAAAGCATGGGAAGCTCACAGCAGAAGTGATTGATGCGGTTGGGTCCACAGAACGGGTGGCGAAGAGTGAAGCCAACATTTATCGCAGCGATGAAGAAGCCTCCTACCCAGGCGAATATGGCAAGCTGCAGTTGGCGCCATTGGCCCATGATAATGGTATAGAGTAGAGGATGGCAGATGGCCAAGTAGCGGTCATAGGCCATCACGGCCAACAGAATACATTCAACACCACCCATACTTGCACCAATGTACATCTGTGTGACACAGCGGTTGAAGGAGATGGCTCCGTTCCCAGACTGAAGGTATGCCAGCATCTGGGGCATAGTACTGGTGACAAAACAGAGCTCTACACTGGAAAGCTGAgtgaggaaaaagtacatgggtgTGTGGAGGCGGGAGTCAGTTCTCACCAGCATGATGATGAGCAGGTTTTCCACTACCGTAAGCACATAAATGATGAGGATTATGACAAAGAGAAGAATCTGTGTCTTCCGGTGGTTGGTGAGTCCCATTAAGATAAACTCTGTGACAGAGGTGAGGTTCTCAGCCCCCACCATGGGCTCATGCCTGTTGAAAGAGCAGTAATTAGAGACAGTGACTTTCTCTGAGGATCAGACAACTCTACAATAAGCCATGGCAATCTCCCAAACCCAAATGGACAAATTCAGTATCTCAATCATAGACCAAACCTACTGGAATTACGAGTGTTCAGTCTCTCAACTGGATTCCATAGTATCGAAATACACCCAGGTGGAGATCCCAAATCACTCTCTTTTTCTCGGCTCCCTCCCCTCTATTTTGGATACTTCCAACCCCCAGAGGATTCTTAGATGTTGCAGGTCCAAGGATACTTCCCTGACACCCAAAAGGTCACATGGCAGATCGGACAGATCTTTTTGTGGATTGCCTGTCTTCATAGTCTGATTTCAGCTCAGAGCAGAAACAGTGACCAGCTCTCCTCATGGAATCTAGCTATGTCTTTTGGCAGCTCAACCCTATCCCCTGCCTGAGATGGTGAGAAATATATCCTCTTTACTTACTGacatactcacagcccaatcctgagctgcccggcgcccagggctgcagcggtgctgaaagtggctgccactgcatccagtgcactctaggcagctgccacctcctcctcaggagaaaaagacttttgtcccctttctccgggtaaaccaagtagccctgaaaatggagctactcaattctacgtcgACCCTAAGTTCGGCATAGAATGAAAAGCCTCCATCTTGGGTGGCCAACTCCACCGGTTccacctcccctctgccccactccctcccccggcacacctcctccctgctctccttctgcctccccctgtcccacaATGCCTATTCCTCACCTCCccacatgcccccacctacctctccgctgcccagcggTCCACACGtccgctgagtggcagagctccggtgctTCACCAGCGCTGGCAGTGTGTGGCACatgctgagtaggattgggccctcgttacttacagtgcaggccatgacatgcagcctggctgtgtcagtaaggttaggattgcagtgtccACCCCCTGGATAATATGAACATGATAATATACATAGGATACTGAAAATACACATATCCCTTCCTATAGCTTAGGTGTGTTCTAAGAATGGCTCCCATAATGAAAGGCAGTGGGAATGGAGAGGAGAAAATGAAATGTTCAGGGGTGATGTTGCATTGAATGTTGCTGGCCTGGTAGTCATTGAGatatatagggtgcaatcctaacccctttccagcactgacataagggcaatgcagctctgaggtaagagaacaaacattcccttactttgaggaggcctccttgagtgacacccaactgcaggatgcagcacacatcccattggcaccgctatgccagtgctggaaagtactgacataagtggttaggatttcacccatAGTGTCataactagggtgtggcaagtggggacatctgccctaggtgccacttgaagggggtggTGGCAcagacttacccatattctaccacTGGTGTGCTTCTGTACCACAGACAAtagtgcatttttgcaccagtttcccGGGActtccaaaaagaggtaaatgaacactatttttcatttcttttttttaggaGAGGTTTTGCATCCACAgatatttgaataaattcacttggtgggacaagactggcttcttccccatctccccttctctgtgtagcATGCTGAATAAATTGGTGGGATGGACAGGGCTTGCtgaccaccccatgatctccccctctcagtgcagcctgctgaataaattcacttggtggaatggTCAGAGCAGGCTTCCCACCCCATGTTCTCCCCCTCTCTGTGAAGGTTgttgaataaattcacttggtgtgATGgccagggctggcttcccaccccatgatctccccttctctgaaaAGAGTGCAATTTTAGTGCTTGCCATGGATGAcattttccctagatatgccCCTGAAGACATTTGGGCAGCCAGTATCAAGACAGTTAAGAAAGAAAACaccaaagaaaaaaagatgatttcTTCCCTCCACATTCTGAATTCTAAATTGTGTGATCTAATCTTACCTTAATGTGACATTCACATCTTCTTCACCAGCAAACGAGGGTCTTTTCATGCCAACACTCTACACAGTTAAGATGAGCAGGAGCTTTGCAGGTTTCAGCCCTCTTTCTAAGGCAAGTTTTGAAGAAATCATAAGAGAAGGTCCCTGGACAGTACAGAGTTGATTAGAAATTATAATGccgttttatatatatatatatataatgtcggtctgtggaactccttgccacaggatgtggtgacggcatctggcctggatgcctttagaaggggattggacaagtttctggaggaaaaatccatgatgggttacaagccatgatgggttacaagcagCAGATCTCAGGAGCCTCAGATAGATCCCTTTCCATACACTGTTAACTTTTTTAAGATTAAAAAGACCTGGCTTGCTTAACTGCTGGCCTATTCTCAGTTTCAGAGAACAGACAGAATGCTGGCTGTATCCTTCTCCCTGGCTGCCCATCACTCTGAGTATCCAAGAAGATAATGAAGACTTGAATCACCTCCAGAGAAATGCCTCCAGGGGAATACCCACTTTCCCATGCTGTCCTCTGCATCATCTTGTTGTTTCAAGCATCAACTTCTTGCATATCTCAGGGGAGTAATAGTAACTTCAGCAAATTTGAGAATATTTGCAAGTGAGCCTGAGCATTGCGTCACGCAGTTActcccaggatgcaggtcttcaaGACTGTACAAGATCTTGACAACAAAGAAGAATGGAAGAAAAGGCAGTTGAGATTTGTCCCTTTCTTTGTATCCCAGCTTAGTAACTTCTTCATATTTCCTCTAATCTCCCATCAGATTTGTAGAGTACCCACATTGTATGCACTTTATCAAAAAAAACTCAAAATATTATCTGAGTTGTAACTAATATGACAGCTTTTGGGTTCCAGGGGAGAAATAGCAAGATGGAGCCTTTAGGAGCTCATCAAGGATTCACTTACTTTATAATTTCTCTGATCTAGCCACAAAATAgcctggaaaggaagagagatggCCCACACTTTTAGCTTGCCTTATAACCCAATTCACCTAATGCTATTGCTAAAAGGAATAAAAGTGGCAACTTCATCCCTGTTGTATTTCTAAATGTGGATTAATGTTATAAACTCAGCCTGACCCAGGACTCTGttactctgcgccagctaaatagccagcatagtcaagtatccccattgtggggctactttccttaatCAGGGTAAGGAGATGAATGCCCCCTGCTCCCGAGGAGCCTCCGCCAAGCCCTGTGTGCTCAGGATGGCATGGCAGCCATACTGGCACTGTAGCGGCCCAGcgcaccgggcagctcaagattgggctgcctgtcaatgAGTGGGGAAGTATTAGAATCCCGATCGCCTAATTAAAGAGGTGAtcagagtttgtttggcctggccgggacacgagagtccctccccaagggggaggggaagggggctgggtctggcagctacagcggaccttttaaaagggcacgagacccagccct is a window of Tiliqua scincoides isolate rTilSci1 chromosome 5, rTilSci1.hap2, whole genome shotgun sequence DNA encoding:
- the LOC136653798 gene encoding olfactory receptor 2G3-like; this translates as MNPLVEMASGSVCSSDLPTGTALLSSKLSQQKNCCGSIVNKVAYWEARNRMKTENETLIREFILVGLSNDRRIQILLFVIIFMVYLLTMVGNLMIIGLVQSDSRLHTPMYYFLTHLSGLEIIYVTSTMPQMLVHLLSGNGAISFIRCAAQMYIAMCLGSVECFLLAAMAYDRYMAICSPLGYALAMGRWRQTQLAAASWTGGFLLASINVSVGMKRPSFAGEEDVNVTLRHEPMVGAENLTSVTEFILMGLTNHRKTQILLFVIILIIYVLTVVENLLIIMLVRTDSRLHTPMYFFLTQLSSVELCFVTSTMPQMLAYLQSGNGAISFNRCVTQMYIGASMGGVECILLAVMAYDRYLAICHPLLYTIIMGQWRQLQLAIFAWVGGFFIAAINVGFTLRHPFCGPNRINHFCCELPMLLKLTCADTHITEAIIFATSVVVLVGPLSVILTSYGFILSSVLRVRSTTSQHKAFSTCTSHLVVVTMFYGTAISMYLRPQTGTSPNENKETSVFYIVVTPLLNPIIYTLRNKDIHGAVAKILQRRVLEHKN